One stretch of Monomorium pharaonis isolate MP-MQ-018 chromosome 10, ASM1337386v2, whole genome shotgun sequence DNA includes these proteins:
- the LOC105837378 gene encoding cyclic AMP response element-binding protein A isoform X1, whose protein sequence is MAFEDVGTSDLREFWDLSYLSDQVINHDILMCTREEEWGNALCLRNNVILRDRLMTDAALGGPRPIKSEHSYSLSVASPPPSPATPGANPHTPNSDSGAVSSITVTTSSSMDFANLDHRSLDIRDRMDDMEEECFPAISISSTSNRVESSTLTSSSTSSVILKRDNLVPEDNECPEIKGEPISAPASPCAPCQPNCDMADDKSTITMMSPQSLHFTKTHLTHTSDSEEDDEEYYEDVKMEAYACEGKEATLHASRQGLPPTPPSSASSDSEGTASASCSPERRDSQTCTQNLRGLLAPRLYVTNGTHTTRQPIHTPLISCQPKGSTGDLILTEEEKKILRAEGYPVPTKLPLSKQEDKALKKIRRKIKNKVSAQESRRKKKEYMDGLERRVTILTNENSSYRDRLNSLEDTNRELLKELQRLQTLLQLQQS, encoded by the exons GTAATCAATCACGACATCCTTATGTGCACCAGAGAGGAGGAATGGGGCAACGCCTTGTGCCTGAGGAATAACGTGATACTGAGAGACCGCCTAATGACAGACGCAGCTCTCGGTGGACCACGGCCGATAAAATCCGAGCATAGTTACAGCCTTTCGGTTGCCAGTCCCCCTCCGAGCCCTGCGACACCCGGAGCAAATCCCCATACGCCCAATTCAGATTCCGGCGCGGTCAGTTCCATTACAGTGACTACTAGTTCCTCCATGGATTTCGCCAATCTGGACCACAGGTCTCTCGATATTCGTGATAGAATGGACG ATATGGAAGAAGAATGTTTTCCTGCTATTTCGATAAGCAGCACTTCGAATCGTGTCGAATCGTCAACCCTGACGTCGTCATCTACCTCGAGCGTAATTCTCAAGAGAGACAATCTAGTACCTGAAGATAACGAATGTCCTGAAATCAAGGGCGAACCTATCAGCGCGCCGGCAAGTCCCTGCGCGCCTTGTCAGCCAAATTGCGATATGGCGGACGATAAAAGCACAATAACAATGATGTCGCCGCAGAGCCTTCACTTTACCAAAACCCATCTCACGCATACAAGTGACAGCGAGGAAGATGACGAGGAGTACTATGAG GATGTAAAGATGGAGGCGTACGCCTGCGAAGGGAAAGAAGCGACCTTGCACGCGTCTAGACAAGGATTGCCGCCGACGCCGCCCAGTAGCGCAAGCTCCGACAGCGAGGGTACTGCTTCCGCTTCCTGCTCGCCGGAACGTCGAGATTCCCAGACTTGTACGCAAAATCTCAGGGGTTTGCTGGCACCGAGGCTTTACGTCACCAATGGCACCCACACTACCAGACAACCTATTCATACGCCTCTGATTTCCTGTCAGCCG AAAGGATCTACAGGGGACTTAATATTGACagaggaagagaagaaaatCTTGAGGGCCGAAGGATATCCCGTGCCCACGAAACTTCCTCTGTCGAAACAAGAGGATAAAGCCTTGAAGAAAATACGAAGAAAAATCAAGAACAAg GTATCGGCGCAAGAATCacgaagaaagaagaaagaatacATGGACGGTTTAGAGAGGCGAGTTACTATATTGACGAACGAGAACTCTTCGTATAGGGACAGATTGAATTCCCTAGAAGACACGAATCGCGAGctattaaaagaattacaaCGTCTTCAGACCTTGCTGCAGTTACAACAATCTTAG
- the LOC105837378 gene encoding cyclic AMP response element-binding protein A isoform X2, translated as MCTREEEWGNALCLRNNVILRDRLMTDAALGGPRPIKSEHSYSLSVASPPPSPATPGANPHTPNSDSGAVSSITVTTSSSMDFANLDHRSLDIRDRMDDMEEECFPAISISSTSNRVESSTLTSSSTSSVILKRDNLVPEDNECPEIKGEPISAPASPCAPCQPNCDMADDKSTITMMSPQSLHFTKTHLTHTSDSEEDDEEYYEDVKMEAYACEGKEATLHASRQGLPPTPPSSASSDSEGTASASCSPERRDSQTCTQNLRGLLAPRLYVTNGTHTTRQPIHTPLISCQPKGSTGDLILTEEEKKILRAEGYPVPTKLPLSKQEDKALKKIRRKIKNKVSAQESRRKKKEYMDGLERRVTILTNENSSYRDRLNSLEDTNRELLKELQRLQTLLQLQQS; from the exons ATGTGCACCAGAGAGGAGGAATGGGGCAACGCCTTGTGCCTGAGGAATAACGTGATACTGAGAGACCGCCTAATGACAGACGCAGCTCTCGGTGGACCACGGCCGATAAAATCCGAGCATAGTTACAGCCTTTCGGTTGCCAGTCCCCCTCCGAGCCCTGCGACACCCGGAGCAAATCCCCATACGCCCAATTCAGATTCCGGCGCGGTCAGTTCCATTACAGTGACTACTAGTTCCTCCATGGATTTCGCCAATCTGGACCACAGGTCTCTCGATATTCGTGATAGAATGGACG ATATGGAAGAAGAATGTTTTCCTGCTATTTCGATAAGCAGCACTTCGAATCGTGTCGAATCGTCAACCCTGACGTCGTCATCTACCTCGAGCGTAATTCTCAAGAGAGACAATCTAGTACCTGAAGATAACGAATGTCCTGAAATCAAGGGCGAACCTATCAGCGCGCCGGCAAGTCCCTGCGCGCCTTGTCAGCCAAATTGCGATATGGCGGACGATAAAAGCACAATAACAATGATGTCGCCGCAGAGCCTTCACTTTACCAAAACCCATCTCACGCATACAAGTGACAGCGAGGAAGATGACGAGGAGTACTATGAG GATGTAAAGATGGAGGCGTACGCCTGCGAAGGGAAAGAAGCGACCTTGCACGCGTCTAGACAAGGATTGCCGCCGACGCCGCCCAGTAGCGCAAGCTCCGACAGCGAGGGTACTGCTTCCGCTTCCTGCTCGCCGGAACGTCGAGATTCCCAGACTTGTACGCAAAATCTCAGGGGTTTGCTGGCACCGAGGCTTTACGTCACCAATGGCACCCACACTACCAGACAACCTATTCATACGCCTCTGATTTCCTGTCAGCCG AAAGGATCTACAGGGGACTTAATATTGACagaggaagagaagaaaatCTTGAGGGCCGAAGGATATCCCGTGCCCACGAAACTTCCTCTGTCGAAACAAGAGGATAAAGCCTTGAAGAAAATACGAAGAAAAATCAAGAACAAg GTATCGGCGCAAGAATCacgaagaaagaagaaagaatacATGGACGGTTTAGAGAGGCGAGTTACTATATTGACGAACGAGAACTCTTCGTATAGGGACAGATTGAATTCCCTAGAAGACACGAATCGCGAGctattaaaagaattacaaCGTCTTCAGACCTTGCTGCAGTTACAACAATCTTAG